taaacacatataggctaataacccagtatattaataaggtgaaataaaaggtaaataatgtaaatataaaagttattataagccaTAGACTGCAGCTAAAatggtcaaaataaaagtcttatttCCGGTATTTAGATTTTCAAAGTAAACACCTAAAATCCATGCGCAGTTGCACATTTCGTGTAATTTCAGATACAAAAACATCCTAAATAAGTATATTTAAGGGAGGAATTCCTCAccaattaaaaataacattaccCCCCTCCCTCGCTGACCTACCGCTCTTGCTACTATTTCTGTCACGTTGAACTTAATCTTTAAAGTAATGTAAAGcgatgcttttaatttgaaggatGCACGCCTTCCGGTCGCGCTGTCAGCGTGTTTACCTTGACGCAGGCTCTGCAGGTACACAGTAAAGCGTGGCTGCAGCTCCTCCCCCCGACCTGAATGAAGACAGGCTTAGCCGGACCTCCGCTACTGCTAACCAAACTGCGAACCACCGCGGCTCGGTTACCCGTCATCTGCAGCTTGAAGTTGAGGCACAGCTTCAACTCGaaggcctctctctcttttttttttagcagccCATCGACCGCAGCTAAAAAACAGCTAacggggaaaagaaaaaaaaaacaggcacaagTTTTATCTAGTTAACTAGTTGAGTCAGCTAACACGCTAACTAGCTAGTCTAAATTGGTTTTCGACGTcagtttcaaaacaaaagcccgcaaacacagaaagaagttCAGACTCGAGCTGTCACCGGCAGAGCAGCTCGTTTTGCAACACAAGCTAGTCTGTCACAAGTGAAgcaaaggagaggaagaaattaCGGGACACAGCTGATGTTTCATCGCCTAATTGACGCTATTTCGCTGACCTTTAAGTGCTGGGTTGAAGAAAGCTGTCAGCAGATTTGTCCGTGACGCGTTTTGAATTAATCTAATCCAGCAGCAGACTAGCAGCAGGTTGTGTTAGCAGCTACCACACAACAATCCAAGTTGTCTTTTTGAAGCTTGGGGATTTAAATGTCCGAGAAGAGTTCATCCGGTTCGGATGAGGATGTGGACCCGGAATCCGGGCAGACTGTGGAGCTCGGAGGCGTCTTAAGCAAggtactgtcttttttttaaaatagcacATCACTAATGAAGAAGTTGAATGTGATCTgacactttgtctttgtttacagTGGACGAATTACATCCACGGATGGCAGGACCGATGGGTCGTGTTGAAAAACAACACTTTGAGCTACTACAAGTCGGAGGATGAACGGGAATACGGCTGCAGGGGGTCTCTGTGCCTCAGCAAGGCTGTCATCACAGTGAGTATCCAGCATGGTAATAATGTAGgagcatcatcatcacacagacagcagggtGAGTTTAGCACCTGCTTCAAGTGACTAAGGGGTTCATAAGATGGTGCAACCATGAACAGGCCTCATTTACTGCATCAGTGCTCTCACCAGGTGTTTTGATCCAGCCCGTCTCTTGTCATTAGCATGGAGTTGAACTTTAATTCCTCCTATCCATGTCAAAGATACAAAGGTAAACATTAACTAGTAATGAGGTTGTTGTTATTAACATCACAgtgagctgtgttttttttttcttgcccaAGCACTCATGTCTCTTATCCCATGACAGTTATTGCACTTGAACGATTTGCATTCCCTGTGGATAAAATCTAAGTTTCAACCACAAGCTGTAGATATTGAACCTGTATTCACCCCATACATGCCTCCTGTTGGTGAGATAAGCGGAAATCCCACACCCTGGTTAAATattcacttctctctctctctgagcataCCGCTAGTCTAGAGGCCAAACAGTTTTACTGTGATTTGTTCAATAGGATTATACGACTGGATTAAAACCACAACATTAAAGCTTACAGTTAAGTTTCCTCTATGAATGAGCGTTACTGTACACCGATTCAATTCTCAAAGAAACTCCTCAgggtgtttttgtatttatgttgtaGTAGGAGTGTACATGCTCACTGATACGTAATGTAGTCTCCTCTTACTACCTCTCCCTTCCGAAATATTTGAAGCCGGTGCTGTCTAAGGAGACCGTGGTATGAGGACTCAGGAATGCAATAAGCCCCTGCTTCTCTTCTTGCCTAACATCAGACTGTTACACACAGTGTagctgtatacacacacacacacacacacacacacaccagactgTCCTCATACACAAGCGAAACATGCAGGAGAGGCTTATATCAGTTCAAGCTCTTGCCTATGCGTTGGTGTTTTATATATCTTTGAGCAAACTCACATGAATAGCTGTACGTTTTCCATCACTGATTGCACGTACGCAAGTTTGAAGATGGAGACGTCTTAGATGCCTCTTTTGTGTTTATCAGTGTTTGACTGATAACCTCCTCTTTCCTAACATCGAAGAAGCAGTCCTATTACACCAGGGGGGAAAAAGCCAATGCAGCATGGATGTTCAGTAGTGCTTACGTAAGGGGAAGGGAGATGGTCCAGGCGGAATGAAAGAGGTATAAACTGGATTGTAAAGCAGAGGTTTATGAGCCGTGCCCGATACAGCATGGTAAGATAGACTGGACTTCTCCAATCAGTAATGGAAACATGGCTGGGTGCACTTGTGGTTACCACTGACCCTCCTCGTCATGAAATTTGGAAGCTGGAGGAGATTTTTGATGGTACACCTGTCTCTGAAGGGAAACTTTTACACTAAGATGAATGTTATAGAAAGCATTTAAGGGTAAGACAAAACCACTCACCCTTATCAGTTCCCCAAGATATGAACTTGTGAGATGTAACACTAGTGTTAAAGTTTGAACGCAATGTTACATAAAGTTATGCAGGTTGACAGTTCACGTTCAGAGTTGAAGCATAGCTGTGGCAGCAAATAAACCAGCACATGAGTATCATTCAGCAAATCTAATTAAACATGAGGTTATGTCAGCTGACAGAGCAGCTGTAGTCTCGCTGCTACTGAGGACAAAACGGAGGGAGAGTCAAGTCAACTGTGTCCTATTTCTTATTATGAACCTTTGCAGAGCAGATCTCTCCTCAGCTGAATGCAGTGGTCAAATTCCAATCTCAGAGGAAACGGGTGGATTCTTTGGTGCACGTGTTGTGGTCAGAGGTTGAATCTGGGTAGGGTGTATTATAGTACGGGGGAGTGAAATAGTTTAAAGATTTGGCCCAATAGTTGGAGGAAAAGTTATGATGACACAGGTTCAGGCGAAGGCACGCTGAAAGAAACAGTACAGCTCCACTGCGGTCATTTAGAGCCGCGCGCCTGCAGACACAAGACATcagcttttaattaaaattccTGTTTATTGTGTGGCTTTTCTGTGTCTGATGGAATCCATGTGTCCAGAATGTGTCATCGCTAGtgtcaaaaacagacagacgaCTGTAGAGATGTTATacaaggatgttttttttttctttaaaaatttaCATTGAGTTTTTGTAAACCGATGCCCACATTTCCTCGTGTGACTCATGCACCCATGACAAAAGCTCTCTCCTTTCTGTGCAGCCTCATGAGTTTGACGAGTGTCGTTTTGACATCAGCGTGAACGACAGTGTTTGGTACCTCAGAGCTGAAGATCCTGAGCACAGACTCCAGTGGATTGAGTCAATAGAGCTGCACAAGGTGAGTGGAACAGATATCTCTCTCTTaaatactgatttattttattttattttattttatttttttttttttactggattggttttacactttggtttgttttgttttgtgaaattaTTTATGAGATCTTTGCCTACCTGCAAGCAAGACCCTGATTGATTCATTCATACTACAGATGATCATCTCCCTGTTGTGctcagggatttttttttaatttgctttgtgTAGTTCAAAAATTAGAACAAATATTCTTAGTCACgtcaaagcacattttaaaacagcccACGCTGACCAAagtcaatatttatttattatatccAAATATTGCATTCaatattgattcatttttgACTTCCTTCCTTTTGACCCTAAATTTCATTATTCACATTCTTCGGGCATTTGGGTTCAACTTTGGGTCAGAGTGTTTTTCAGAACAGACAGGGAGTTATCTGTTTTGTTCAGTGAGCTGGGTGTGGCAGGACAGGGattcggacacacacacacacacacacacacacacacacacacacacacagcccttcCCCCTGGGAATGTGAGGAATCTGAGAAGTGAGATGCTAAGTTGGGGGTATCCCCTGTTATCAGATTCCAGATTCCAGACAGTTTCCCAACATGAAGTATTTAAAGTACATCATTATGTCGTCATGACTTACAAGAGAGGTGATGCCGAAATCTGTTCAGAACTATTTGTTACTAAATTTgttgtgtagtttgtgtgtgtgagttcccTTCGTGTCCAGAATACAGATAGTATATTTGAgtattttgtataaaatatatattctaatatataaatgtatattatcAGTGCAGAAGTGATCTTCattatgtcatttttctttgctatACGTAATTTTTATGTTTACCACATAAAAATGCACAATGTAAATGTGCCACcgttgaaaaaaataatcaccatCCTGTGAATTCTCCACTAAAACGTTGCTTTGGATGATTTCGTTAGTGCTACTGGGTGTTGGCATGTCGACTGAGTGCAAGTGACCGCAGGTCTCTAGTCCATTAACAACGGTGTGAGAGTATTTCAGGGTTATGTCTGGATTGTGACCTACAGTAACCTGGGCGAGCTTAATGCAGCACTGGCTGCAGCATTGCTAGTGAGTGTGTCTGCACCGCTCCCAGCTGGACAAAGACAGCCTTGCATCATTGGTTTAGTCTTTGTTTCAGGACCCAAGAGGGCATAAACCGGTGTAGCCTACCTTGGGATAAAGTCACTTTTCTGCTATATTGTTTAAAcgtaaaaatatatttttaatttgtacaaTGCTGAAAATAATCTAATCATAAAAGCTAGTAAAGCAGTAACACATATGCCCTTTTTCAAgtatttcaaaatgttcaaaatctAAGTTTTAAAGTTCCTCCTTcaagttttaaacatttattgaaatgtaAACACATACCAGTGAAGCTCTGGACAGTTAAAACTGGataacatttaacttttaaaactaCAGAATCAGGTGTTAGGATtgttaactcttttttttttttagtgtgccAGTTTTACAGCTCATAAATGCCTCTTATAGGCCACTTTGCAAAGGCAAACAGTCATTTGCATATCCATATTGGCAAATTAGACTCTTCtaattttttggggggaaatagGCAGTTCAAGTCCATTTATGTGTTtatctgtgggtgtgtttgtgttggtggtgGGAAAAAGTCGTGCAAAATGTAGGGACGTTAAGTGCAGCTCTTAatgaataatgcattttttattttttttaatcgcctGTTCTCACAGCAACAAAGATCATGAGGGACACATAAAACTCTCCATCATACTGAGAGGGCTGTTCCATTGTGGTAGATTCAGAGGGGTGATATGGGAGGGAGCGGGGAAAACCCCTTGTTTCTCCACCTCTTCAGGATCGCTGTTGGCACAGTCTGAACATTATTGGCCCACATCGGGCTTTGCGAGGGGTTATCGGCAAATCATattaagaaatgataaaaggaGAGTCAGGTGGATAGAAGTAAAGCTAAGAGGATCTAGGCAAATGTTGTCCCCTGCCTCCCactctgtctctcgctctctctctctttcatattGTACAATAGGTTGCTTCATTCGCCCACCCATTTGGTACTTAAATGGTTTGTCACACAAACAGCTCTGGACAGCCCTCGtcgttctctctttctctctaatgCATACACGCACCCCTCATCTTTATCCCGCTCTCGCTCGATCTcttacatgcaaacacacacagtcaaagtTGCTTGCACAGTGATGGATACTGGACATAAAGATGGACAAGATGAAAAGGTTTTACACATCAGGGTGTGTGGTCTGTTGATACAGTGCATAGAGTgcatgtacgtgtgtgtctTTGGAGTCCATGTGTGTGCCTGCGGAAGGTTTGACTGAACACAGACCTGATTCaatctgcagagaaagaaaggctCATCCTTttgtctccgtctgtctcttcTGCTTCATGGAGCAGCTTGTGTCTGCCTCTCCCCTGGCTGTTGCGGAGCAAAtgacttttttcctcttcctccttcccctctctcatAGCCGTTTTCTTTTACTTGACAAGCTAAGCTGAGCCTGTGTGGCTTTTCTTCggcacctcctcctcttcctttttgtTCCTCAGTGAGGTGTGTCCGGGGGAAACGGGAATACTGGATTTAAGCCTCTGAATTGTCAGAACAGTGGGAGTGTTTTGGGGGAGCATCTGGGCCATGTTGGGGCCAGCAACCCGCCGGGACTGCAGCAGTGTCCTGTTCTGCCTTGGGTGTTGGAATGGCCGAATGGTGGGCTTAtagcatgttggcatgctgCTTGTTCACTGTCATTCATCACTCACATCACACTAGTCTTTAATCAGCATGccagtgctgtgaaatgaatgattaataaaCACAAGCCATCtttgcacatttgcatgtgtacaGTTTGTCAGATAGGCTCGTTTGAGCATTGAACTCCACTGCATGTAGGTCATTGGAAGCAATcattcactattttttttattttttatattatattattttaagattttatataGAAATTAAGCTTATGCTGCATGGATGCTGAAgtatcactgtttttttatgagtgATAACTTCCCAAGCAGTATAGGTTTCCAGTTTCTATGGTTAGTTACTCTAAACTCATCCCACCATCACAAAGCCGTTGGCACAAGATGCCATTTCATGCGTTCTGTATGAGTGGGTGTTTTAGTTTGCATGGCTGTGTCATGCAGCTGACAAGGTGCATAAAGATGGCAGTCGTAGATTGGTCTTCATGTTCCATTAGTGCATCGCTTTGCCTCTTGGTCTCTGCCCAAAGATGTAATACATTCAAAATGGTTTTAGCAATATCTCAGGCtgataaaaataatgacagcaaATCAGATCCTTAAGTGATAGAGTAAGAACACCTTTTAGTCCTTAGCATGGTTGTGAGTAAGAAAAAGAGTGGAGCAGAGGAGAAATTAAGCAGTAAGTCTTGACTGTGTAGGTTACAATTTGCCAGTGATGCTTCTCAAGTTGCGTTTGTGCTATTTTTCAATTAAACATGGCGTTTCAGTGTTTACATGATATAGATATGTGTTACCTTTTCTCTCAATTTACATTCTACGCTGTGCGTCAACTCTTTGGAAACAGGGTTGTATGTGAATATACAAACATGTTGTCCTGGTCTTGTCCACTTTGCAGCTCGTGATCTGTTCAGCAATATTTAGTTTCAGTTCTCCCAGACTCTGACGCTGTTGTTATAAGACCTTTAAGCAGAGGAATGTTTGTGCGCTGTCTCATTGGTCTGTCTCCTGACTTCCTCTTCAGTTTACTCTCTCTTCTTAAGAAACACCTCTGTATTCCAGTTAACAAACAGGAATGTTTTAATTGtatgtggtaaaaaaaatactgttagTCGAAGTTCCGAGTAAAATTACACAAGAAGACCATgagtaaatacatttacactCATAAAACATACCATCAGCATGTTTCATACGTCAGAGACTTTTCCATATTTCACAAGCTCCTCTTTAATGTTTCTACTGATCAACTGGAGATGTGaattcaaatgtaatgttttgCTCACTCTCTGTAATGTAGTGGGTAACAGTTCGTTGGCTGGTTGTGCACACGCATGCAATATGTATAACACAATTCTGTCACTTTGCTGAATTGGCACTCCCAGTCATAACTTGGCTGATTAATGGAACAAATGCCGTCACTGCCACTCCCTAATGACTTTTCACACAGTATATTCGTTTCATAATGTCACGTGACACCACACACTGCATGTTCTCATTAGCATATACAGTGTTTTCCTCCAGAAAGTTGCAATCAGGCCTAGGTCTGTCCAGtgtaatttattttcagtgttccTCAACTACTTGGTATCAGTCTGACTGGCTTGGTGGATGCATGTGTCTTTGTCAGCTCCAGTCCCTTTCAATagactgtttgtctgtgtaggTGTAGGTCATGCTCTGGTCGAGCTCAGCATTGCTCATTGCTGCTGACTGCTAGAATTGatttccccctctctctatgTTCCTGTTTAGTTGAGCCACCGACTTTCTTATTATATTGCAGattgtgtcatgtgttttgtgcaCTTACTGATCTTTTTGCCCCCTCCTTTTTTCCATGCatcctccattttttttttttccaggccgAGTCTGGTTATGGTTCAGAAACCAGCCTCCGGCGTCATGGTTCCATGTTGTCTCTCACTTCAGCAGCCAGTGCCTTGTCTGCCACATCCACATCCTCTTTCAAGGTAAAACAACAATCAcaagaaaatgtgcaaaagatGCTTGGCACTAGCAGATCAAATTCTTAGTCTCTTCCATCAATACACATTTTAATTCAGACCAAGCTTCTGAAAATTCCAGCTAAAGGCCAATTCTGTTGTAGTTATTTACataatttgtgaaatgttttgttctttcttttttattataaccTTGCTTTGTGGTTTAAACAAGAGAACTGATTGCATCTCCTTACTCCTGTCTCTCTTTGCACAGAAGGGGCACAGGTTGCGTGAGAAGCTAGCAGAAATGGAAACCTTCCGGGACATTCTGTGCAGACAAGTCGACACCCTGCAAAAATACTTTGACTCCTGTGCTGATGCTGTCTGCAAAGATGAatttcagagagacagaggtaaCCTGTGGCATAGATACATTATTATGGAGCTTATATAGTGTCTGAGATTTTAGTTTAATCTTTATTAACGTTTGGTTCTGTCTACCCCCCAAAAATCTGATATTTAGAGCAGTGTGGACGTGGAAAGGAGGGTTTCTTTTCTTGGTTCTTGCTGTGTGAAAGTTGAAGGAGAATGGTTGATAAGACTCAttgagaaaggaaacaaaaatcaatattcACTTCCAGGGCACTTTGTGGGTGGTTTAATCTCTGAGGCAGAACCTTTCTGTAGTCTTCAAAATCACTTTCATATTGAATTCAGCTGTGGTATGCAGGTTCAATGAACATGTAGTGTCTTTTCCTAGAAATGTAGTATTGCATcgtcaacagcaacaacaacaatccaaTTAAGAAAAACGTCCAACCGGCTCGACTAACTCTGAGGTACAAACGTAATTTTGTAAATGGGTAGATGGGTCTAAgactgctgttttctttcccgtagtagaggaggaggacgaggatgaCTTTCCTACCCCGACAAGAACTGATGGTGAATATAATCACAACAACAATGGCAGTAAAGAAAAATGTGAGTTTACCTGCAGGTGCTGTCCAACCAGTCATATTTCAGAATatctgtaaaaatacattttggtttaatttctttgtttctatcTTTGCCAGTGTTTGCTCCTGCCAGTCCCAAAGGTATGAACGGGATAGACTTCAAGGGTGAGGCCATCACCTTCAAGGCCACCACAGCAGGCATCCTGTCCACCTTGTCCCACTGCATCGAACTGATGGTCAAACGAGAAGACAGCTGGCAGAAGAGGCTGGATAAGGTACAGTCTTGCATCCTACatacagtaattaaaataaatgtctgtgtgaATAATAAGCAGTGTGAGTGGGCTTGTCAGCAGCCTGTGTGGAAGTGCTACAGGCTGAGGAGTTAATTGTCGGCTTCCGTTGCCTTTTCACGAGGTGGTAATTgtggctttgtgttttgtgatgagGAACTGGGGATGGGACCTGAGATTTTCAATGCTATTTAATTCTTCTGGCTATCTGCCCGAATCTTTATTGATTCCTTTATTGAATCCTGAGCAATttaaagtggagaaaaaaaaggctgatatAGGTTTTTAGCGTCAATgcaactgttttattttctgaacaTAGTTTAGAAACAGAGTAGAAAAAAGGAGAGCTGATGGTTGAGTCGAGCTGGCTATAAAAATGATGCTGCATTTTACAGAGATTACTGTTGTTATCTTGCTTGAGGAAATGAAGCcacatttaagaacattttcCCGCCATGACTCCTTCTTGTTTCCGGCAACGTAGGCACATTGTTTTGCTATGCACAACTGTCCAAAAAGGATGTCAGCATCAATTAAAGTAACCAATAAGCCTGGAGGCATATGGTTCAGATGATTTATTTACTTCGGAACCGGTTcttgattcccatccctaaAGAGAACCTATTGCAACATACTGCAGTCCAAATTTCCAACATGAATGGCTGACTGGTCATGTAGTGATGGAAATTTACTATTAAAAATTGTTTCGGAAAGGTTAGAGGGTGATTTTAATGGAGGTGGCTCTGAAATAGTTTTACATGTAAAATACACTGCTGTTATAGTTTTTATGAATGAACATGTCAGACAAGCCTTATTGTCCTAGGATATAGTTTAAATCTGCTTTTATTAGTCTTGATATAGGTATGTGTTTAAGTATTTATTTGGTATCTTAAACAGAatcttgttgctgttttgttgttcttttattgCTTTTGGTTAAGGGCTTCCTCAGAATACTTTATGTGTGAAATATTAAGGTGCTCTAACCaacatatttcataatgtaGCTCCCTGTTAAACTGTCATTAAAAAGCCACATGGTGGAAAAGAGTTCTCCAATTCCACATTCCAGATTTCCAAAAAGCTGTTGACTTTAATGACTATTGCTCAACAGAGAGATTTCAAAAATAGTCTCATTTGCTTGCCAGAAGCACAAATTCCCATAACGAGCTTTAACCCTTTTGTTATTTgatcactttgttttttctggttaGAAATTCCCAACCACTGATAAATAAGACATGAGATTGATTTTAGTTTTATATAGTGAGCGGCCTGTGTCTATAAAGGGCAGAGCTCCTCTTGCTTACGTCCTGATCAGCTCTGCTGAGTGCTCATGTTGTCAAaccagttttgtcttttttttttcaccctgtgTGAAGGTTTGCAGCCCAACCCTAAAACCTACTAAAGGCGGAAAGTGCTTTCAGTTAGTTAGACTGCTCGAGTGAAACTACCTCAGTCTTATCTTGTGTTTGGTTATGTGTATGAAGTTTAGGTGCCAATGTGTAGATAGAAAGAGGGCAAGGCGGGTACAGAAAGGAGATAGTACAGAGTACTTACGGAACATACGGTCAGGTAATCGACACACCTGCTTAGACGCGAACTCAGAGTGAATTACAAAATGACTACTCGGTCTTCATGGTGCAATTTGTGGAAGCCTTCGCTACAAAGGGGGACAGAGAAGATCAAATACCAGAAACAGAGATGGATACCTCTACAGACATGCAGCCACTTCTTTAAAGTaggtctctgtctgtctgtctgtctgtctatagtGGTTACACAGCTGACAACAGGATCACCGCCTGTTTATTTTGTGTCGTGTCCACGCCttattgtctctttctgtctggtTCCAccatttaagtgtttttaagaGAGTATACTAGTttgcttgctttctttttattgCAGTGTGGATAAACTGTGtctaaaatgtgtgttttgttcagagTTGTTGAGTGGTTTCAGCCTACAGAGTAAATTTGATTGTATTTTGACTCATTTGCTCTCACAAAGAGACCAAATACCGATGCTTGTTTGCTTGGTTTCTGTGCTTTTAAGCCACAGATGGTGAAAACAGTAGATCTACCACTGGAAGATAATTCAATCTCTTCAAATATCCATTGTGTATCAGCAGTTCATTTGTGTGAAGTGTGTTAATTTGCCTCTGGCGGGGGATGAGCCATTCGGTAAAACCtgtttgagtgttttcacagctgaatGATGTGCTGGATTTGTCCAATTGTTTGTGACAGATCTctcttttcttacattttaaagGAGCACTGGCACAAGCACAGAGATGTTCTCTATAAAACTGAAttcctttttgtttgctgtCTAAATGTTGAGGATTAGCggttgcctttttaatgggtgTTTCTGATTTCATGCTGACACTATGATTTCTTGTTTAATACCATTTCACTAACTTCACTACACTgctctctttgtgtgttcaggagctagagaagaggaggagggtagAAGATGCCTACAAGTCTGCTGTGAATGAGCTGAAGAAAAAGTCACACTACGGAGGTCCTGACTATGAGGCAAGATTAAATGCGATTAAGATGAATGAACGAGTGATTTCTTGACTTTGTCCCATGTCTCCCAGcatgtgtatatttattgtaCTGCGCCTTTTGCATGGCTGTTCTCACAGAATTTTTACATCGCTGACAACACTTGTTTCCACAGGAGGGGCCTAACAGTCTGATCAATGAGGACGAGTTCTTTGATGCGGTGGAAGCTGCGCTGGATAGACAGGACAAGATAGAGGAGCAGGTGTGATGAAAATCCAAGCTTGCTCTATTTTGCTCAATTATAAAACATTCCTGTCAAGTTTTCATGTAATTACACACTCAGTCTAGAAGGCACAGTAAATAGCTCTTATTCTTCccttcctcgtcttcctctctctgcctctccctctctctctctctctgaaacaaCAAAGCAGTGAACCAAAGCACAGTTACATAAATTACACACAGAGATGTGGTTTGTGTTCATAATATCTGCCAAATGTTCTCTCTCTTACCAAACTcctactctctgtctctcagtgccAGTCAGAGAAGGTCAGGATACCTCGACTAACTCCCGTTCCTCCCGGGGATGCCTACTCCACCATCGGTACACATCAATTTGCCAACAAGGTGCTcaacacatttcttattttctcttttaatgtACATCTTATTTCCATCCTTGTTTGTTCTAATTTACATCTATCAGGTGCAATCAATGTCTCCTCCTTCCTATCTGAAACCTAGACAGCTTACAACCAGTATGACTTGCCACTAAAGCTCTGCTACAGCAACTGCTTCACCTTAATCTATTCACAGATTTG
This genomic stretch from Larimichthys crocea isolate SSNF chromosome III, L_crocea_2.0, whole genome shotgun sequence harbors:
- the cert1 gene encoding collagen type IV alpha-3-binding protein isoform X2; translated protein: MSEKSSSGSDEDVDPESGQTVELGGVLSKWTNYIHGWQDRWVVLKNNTLSYYKSEDEREYGCRGSLCLSKAVITPHEFDECRFDISVNDSVWYLRAEDPEHRLQWIESIELHKAESGYGSETSLRRHGSMLSLTSAASALSATSTSSFKKGHRLREKLAEMETFRDILCRQVDTLQKYFDSCADAVCKDEFQRDREEEDEDDFPTPTRTDGEYNHNNNGSKEKLFAPASPKGMNGIDFKGEAITFKATTAGILSTLSHCIELMVKREDSWQKRLDKELEKRRRVEDAYKSAVNELKKKSHYGGPDYEEGPNSLINEDEFFDAVEAALDRQDKIEEQCQSEKVRIPRLTPVPPGDAYSTIGTHQFANKPHSHSSSLSSIELVSASDDIHRFSVQVEEMVQNHMTYSLQDVGGDANWQLVIEEGEMKVYRREVEENGIVLDPLKATHAVKGVTGHEVCHYFWDTDVRLDWETTIENFNVVETLSDNAVIVYQTHKRVWPASQRDVLYLSAIRKILATNENDPDTWLVCNFSVDHDNCTPTNRCVRAKINVAMICQTLVSPPEGDKEISRDNILCKITYVANVNPGGWAPASVLRAVAKREYPKFLKRFTSYVQDKTAGKPILF
- the cert1 gene encoding collagen type IV alpha-3-binding protein isoform X3; this translates as MSEKSSSGSDEDVDPESGQTVELGGVLSKWTNYIHGWQDRWVVLKNNTLSYYKSEDEREYGCRGSLCLSKAVITPHEFDECRFDISVNDSVWYLRAEDPEHRLQWIESIELHKAESGYGSETSLRRHGSMLSLTSAASALSATSTSSFKKGHRLREKLAEMETFRDILCRQVDTLQKYFDSCADAVCKDEFQRDRVEEEDEDDFPTPTRTDGEYNHNNNGSKEKLFAPASPKGMNGIDFKGEAITFKATTAGILSTLSHCIELMVKREDSWQKRLDKELEKRRRVEDAYKSAVNELKKKSHYGGPDYEEGPNSLINEDEFFDAVEAALDRQDKIEEQCQSEKVRIPRLTPVPPGDAYSTIGTHQFANKVEEMVQNHMTYSLQDVGGDANWQLVIEEGEMKVYRREVEENGIVLDPLKATHAVKGVTGHEVCHYFWDTDVRLDWETTIENFNVVETLSDNAVIVYQTHKRVWPASQRDVLYLSAIRKILATNENDPDTWLVCNFSVDHDNCTPTNRCVRAKINVAMICQTLVSPPEGDKEISRDNILCKITYVANVNPGGWAPASVLRAVAKREYPKFLKRFTSYVQDKTAGKPILF
- the cert1 gene encoding collagen type IV alpha-3-binding protein isoform X1 produces the protein MSEKSSSGSDEDVDPESGQTVELGGVLSKWTNYIHGWQDRWVVLKNNTLSYYKSEDEREYGCRGSLCLSKAVITPHEFDECRFDISVNDSVWYLRAEDPEHRLQWIESIELHKAESGYGSETSLRRHGSMLSLTSAASALSATSTSSFKKGHRLREKLAEMETFRDILCRQVDTLQKYFDSCADAVCKDEFQRDRVEEEDEDDFPTPTRTDGEYNHNNNGSKEKLFAPASPKGMNGIDFKGEAITFKATTAGILSTLSHCIELMVKREDSWQKRLDKELEKRRRVEDAYKSAVNELKKKSHYGGPDYEEGPNSLINEDEFFDAVEAALDRQDKIEEQCQSEKVRIPRLTPVPPGDAYSTIGTHQFANKPHSHSSSLSSIELVSASDDIHRFSVQVEEMVQNHMTYSLQDVGGDANWQLVIEEGEMKVYRREVEENGIVLDPLKATHAVKGVTGHEVCHYFWDTDVRLDWETTIENFNVVETLSDNAVIVYQTHKRVWPASQRDVLYLSAIRKILATNENDPDTWLVCNFSVDHDNCTPTNRCVRAKINVAMICQTLVSPPEGDKEISRDNILCKITYVANVNPGGWAPASVLRAVAKREYPKFLKRFTSYVQDKTAGKPILF